TTGTAATCGTTTTGCCCGTTCCACCGTTAATCCGTATTCTTGATGATATTCTTCTTTTGAAAATAGTTCTGAACCATCATGGCGTTCATGCTGAACACGAAGCAACATCATCACATCGACTGTTTCAACAACTTCATCTAAGGGCATATAATGACCATACGCTTCAAATTGTTTGTCGTACCATTCTTCTGGTCCTGAGAAAAAAATGGTTGCACCAAGACGTTTGAGCATTTGCATATTTGATTTTGCTACCCTAGAATGTGTAATATCTCCAACGATCGCCACTTTTAATCCTTCAAAATACTTAAATTCTTCATAAATTGTCATCAAATCTAGTAAACATTGTGTAGGATGTTGTCCACTACCATCGCCGCCATTAATTATGGAACATTGAATGGTTTTACTTTGAGTCAACTCATCATAATAGTTTTCTTCTCCATGACGAATGACTGCCACATCTACTCCGATTGCCGACATTGTCAGCACTGTATCATAAAGCGTTTCACCTTTTTTGACCGAACTCATACTTTCTTCAAATTCGATCACTTCGATCCCCAGCTTTTTCTCGGCAACGTCAAAACTTTTATGCGTTCGCGTACTGTTTTCAAAAAACAAGTTGGTTGCAAAATATTGTTTTTTTTCAGGTTGCCAAGTTGCTCCTTGCTTAAATTCTTGAGCACGATGAATCAAGCCCATAACTTCCTGATCACTTAATGCTTCTACTGTTAAAAGATGTTTTAAACTGATACGTTCAGATGTGATGATCATGCATTCGTTCCTCCTTATATATATGGGTAACAACGTTTCCACTTCGTTGCACTTTATAGGTTTCAACATCAGCGCATTTCATTTACTGTGTCCAAAAAAAGCTCGTTCAACCTTTTCTCTGAAGAGTTTCCCATTAACGACTACTCAGTCTTTTTCTTCACTTCGTGCTGTTTCGGGTAAAATTAAGTTTAGAATAATACCTAAAACAGTTGCTAAAGCCATTGATGATAGTTCAAATGTATCTACTTTAAAGACCAAGCCGCCGATACCGATGACTAAGATGACAGATGCAATCAGCAGATTCTTTTTCTTATCAAAGTTGATTTGATTGTCGATCAGAATTTTTAATCCGCTTGCTGCGATTACTCCGAATAAAACGAAGCTGATACCAGAGATAACAGGTCCAGGAATACTTAGAATAACTGCACTTAATTTTCCAACGAAGCCAAGTCCTACTGCAAACACTGCTGCTCCTCCGATAACGAAGACACTATGCACTCGGGTAATCGCTAGGACACCAATATTTTCACCATAACTTGTGACAGGTGGTCCTCCAACCAAACCTGCTACGATTTGCGCTGCTCCATCTCCCATCAATGTTTTTGATAAGCCTGGATCTTGGAAAAAGTTGCGCTTCGTTAATTTATTTAAAACCATTAAGTGTCCGATATGTTCCGTCATTGTGACAAACGCGATCGGTGCCATTGTTGTAATTGCGTTTAGATACAATTTCGGCTGATATTGTACAAAAGGTATTTCAAAGTTTGGTCTAGCAAACCAAGCTGCGTTTTTAATTGGCTCAACATCTACAATTCCAAATGCCAGTGCAACCAGATAGCCGCTGACAATTCCTAACAAAATCGGAATCAAACCTAGAAAACCTTTGAAAAACATGTTGTAAAAGATTGTTAGACCTAAAGTGATTAACGCAACTGCAATAAATTTGAAATCATATTCGCCATTATTGAACATGGCATTATTTGAAGCATTTGCAGCAAGTCCCAAACCTATAACCATCACAACTGGACCTACAACAATTGGCGGTAAAATTTTATCCAGCCATGCTGAACCAATTTTGCTGATG
The DNA window shown above is from Enterococcus sp. 4G2_DIV0659 and carries:
- a CDS encoding aspartate carbamoyltransferase catalytic subunit is translated as MIITSERISLKHLLTVEALSDQEVMGLIHRAQEFKQGATWQPEKKQYFATNLFFENSTRTHKSFDVAEKKLGIEVIEFEESMSSVKKGETLYDTVLTMSAIGVDVAVIRHGEENYYDELTQSKTIQCSIINGGDGSGQHPTQCLLDLMTIYEEFKYFEGLKVAIVGDITHSRVAKSNMQMLKRLGATIFFSGPEEWYDKQFEAYGHYMPLDEVVETVDVMMLLRVQHERHDGSELFSKEEYHQEYGLTVERAKRLQKHAVIMHPAPVNRDVELADSLVEGIQSRIIQQMSNGVYMRMAILEAVLHGKA
- a CDS encoding solute carrier family 23 protein; protein product: MTEKKFRNEEAVLDIHDRPKTAHWIGLSLQHLFTMFGATVLVPILVGIDPGIALVSSGLGTMVYLFTTKGKIPAYLGSSFAFIAAMQMLMKSDGYPAIAQGAITTGLVYLIVSIIISKIGSAWLDKILPPIVVGPVVMVIGLGLAANASNNAMFNNGEYDFKFIAVALITLGLTIFYNMFFKGFLGLIPILLGIVSGYLVALAFGIVDVEPIKNAAWFARPNFEIPFVQYQPKLYLNAITTMAPIAFVTMTEHIGHLMVLNKLTKRNFFQDPGLSKTLMGDGAAQIVAGLVGGPPVTSYGENIGVLAITRVHSVFVIGGAAVFAVGLGFVGKLSAVILSIPGPVISGISFVLFGVIAASGLKILIDNQINFDKKKNLLIASVILVIGIGGLVFKVDTFELSSMALATVLGIILNLILPETARSEEKD